A region of Flavobacterium album DNA encodes the following proteins:
- a CDS encoding NAD-dependent epimerase/dehydratase family protein translates to MILVTGGTGLVGAHLLLQLAANGGQVRALYRGQSSITKTRNLFTHYKKQELFDTIEWVQGDITDVPSLEDAFAGVEYVYHCAAFISFDPRDEEQLRKVNIEGTANMVNLSLAYGIKKFCHISSIAALGDTKEDGDTITEETEWNPEIKHGDYAISKYGAEMEVWRAWQEGLNVVIVNPGLIFGYGFWEQGSGAVLRAVDKGQYFYTNGTCGIVAVEDVVGITTLLMASEISGERYIVVSDNLSYKEILDTIADGMKKKRPSIYATKLMAAVGWRIDWLISKLLMRKRMLTKGMARSSYATDKYTSEKLTTETGYEFTAMKPYLKELATQYSGQLL, encoded by the coding sequence ATGATATTAGTAACCGGCGGTACAGGATTGGTGGGTGCCCATTTGCTGCTCCAGTTAGCGGCTAATGGCGGACAGGTGCGTGCGTTGTACCGCGGCCAGAGCTCCATCACAAAAACAAGGAACCTTTTTACTCATTACAAAAAGCAGGAACTGTTTGATACAATCGAATGGGTACAGGGCGACATTACCGATGTCCCTTCGCTGGAAGATGCTTTTGCAGGCGTAGAATATGTGTATCATTGCGCGGCCTTCATCTCTTTCGATCCCCGGGATGAGGAGCAGCTGCGGAAAGTGAACATCGAAGGCACTGCCAATATGGTAAACCTTTCCCTAGCTTACGGCATAAAAAAATTCTGCCATATCAGTTCCATTGCCGCTTTGGGCGACACCAAAGAGGATGGCGACACTATTACCGAAGAGACCGAATGGAACCCCGAAATAAAGCATGGCGACTATGCCATCAGTAAATATGGTGCCGAAATGGAAGTATGGCGTGCCTGGCAGGAAGGCCTGAATGTTGTAATAGTAAATCCGGGGCTGATATTTGGCTATGGTTTTTGGGAACAGGGAAGCGGTGCCGTGCTGCGTGCAGTAGACAAAGGCCAGTATTTTTATACTAACGGCACCTGTGGCATTGTTGCCGTGGAAGATGTCGTAGGGATAACGACGCTGCTAATGGCTTCTGAAATATCAGGCGAACGCTACATTGTGGTTTCAGACAACCTTTCATATAAAGAAATTCTTGACACGATTGCCGACGGAATGAAGAAAAAGCGTCCTTCAATATACGCCACAAAGCTAATGGCTGCCGTTGGGTGGCGGATAGACTGGCTGATATCAAAACTGCTTATGCGGAAAAGGATGCTTACAAAAGGCATGGCGAGATCATCGTACGCCACAGATAAATACACCAGCGAAAAGCTTACTACCGAAACAGGCTACGAGTTTACGGCTATGAAGCCTTATTTGAAGGAACTTGCCACACAGTACTCCGGCCAGCTTTTATGA
- the tyrS gene encoding tyrosine--tRNA ligase produces MKNFVEELRWRGMVHDIMPGTEEQLNKEMTTAYIGFDPTSDSLHIGSLVPIIILVHLQKCGHKPIALVGGATGMIGDPSGKSDERNLLDEAALEKNVAGIKRVLSRFLDFNSADANAPVLVNNYDWMKEFSFIGFVRDVGKRITVNYMMAKDSVKKRLTGEAGSGMSFTEFTYQLIQGYDFYHLHKEYNCLLQLGGSDQWGNITTGTELVRRMNDEGAKAYAMTCPLITKADGSKFGKSEGGNVWLDADKTSVYKFYQFWLNTSDADAEKYIKIFTFLSKEEIDALIEEHATAPHLRVLQKKLAEEVTTFVHSREDLEEAVKRSVFAFSNFNREDMENESEEFFTDIFGEFMGAEITREQLQEGVDIVLALADTTNIFPSRGKAREAVLANAISINKEKVAEGYLLSDKDIILGKYILVQHGKKKYFVITVR; encoded by the coding sequence ATGAAAAATTTTGTAGAAGAACTGAGATGGAGAGGCATGGTACACGACATTATGCCGGGAACTGAAGAGCAACTGAATAAGGAAATGACCACGGCCTATATTGGCTTTGACCCAACTTCCGACTCGTTGCACATCGGCAGCCTTGTGCCTATCATCATTTTGGTGCACCTGCAAAAATGCGGGCATAAGCCTATTGCCCTAGTTGGCGGCGCTACCGGAATGATAGGCGACCCTTCGGGCAAGTCGGATGAGCGTAACCTGCTTGACGAAGCTGCACTTGAAAAGAACGTTGCAGGTATCAAAAGAGTGCTGTCGCGTTTCCTTGATTTCAATTCGGCGGATGCGAATGCTCCCGTGTTGGTGAACAATTACGACTGGATGAAGGAGTTCTCATTCATCGGGTTCGTGCGCGATGTAGGTAAGCGTATCACGGTGAACTACATGATGGCTAAGGATTCGGTTAAAAAGCGCCTTACAGGTGAAGCAGGGTCGGGTATGTCATTCACCGAATTTACCTACCAGCTGATACAGGGGTACGATTTTTACCACCTGCATAAAGAATACAACTGCCTGCTGCAATTGGGAGGAAGCGACCAGTGGGGCAACATTACTACAGGGACCGAACTGGTACGCAGGATGAACGACGAAGGCGCAAAAGCCTACGCGATGACCTGCCCTCTGATCACAAAAGCGGACGGCTCTAAATTCGGCAAGTCTGAAGGCGGCAATGTATGGCTGGACGCCGATAAGACATCAGTTTACAAATTCTACCAATTCTGGCTGAATACGAGCGATGCCGATGCTGAGAAATATATAAAGATATTCACTTTCCTTTCTAAAGAAGAGATAGATGCCCTGATCGAGGAGCATGCGACCGCTCCACATCTTAGGGTGCTTCAGAAAAAGCTGGCCGAAGAGGTAACGACTTTCGTGCATTCCAGGGAAGATCTTGAGGAAGCTGTTAAGAGATCGGTTTTTGCTTTCTCTAACTTTAACCGCGAAGATATGGAAAATGAAAGTGAGGAATTCTTTACCGATATTTTCGGGGAATTTATGGGCGCTGAAATCACGCGCGAACAACTACAGGAAGGCGTTGATATCGTATTGGCGCTTGCCGATACGACTAATATATTCCCTTCACGCGGAAAAGCAAGGGAAGCGGTATTGGCAAATGCTATTTCTATAAATAAAGAAAAAGTAGCAGAAGGTTATTTGCTATCTGATAAAGATATCATCCTCGGCAAATATATACTGGTGCAGCACGGCAAGAAGAAATATTTTGTTATTACTGTTAGGTAA
- a CDS encoding DUF4296 domain-containing protein, with product MKKLVYIALSALLFSCGEEKAEKPKHLLSEDEMVNILYDITLLQAISSYTPKALDDNKIDNRNYIYNKYKTDSLTFVQSNEYYASDLDVYEGIQKKVKEKIEQDKIKYGFKKKESPATTGTGPKIRARNRS from the coding sequence ATGAAAAAGCTGGTATACATAGCACTGTCTGCACTGCTCTTTTCCTGCGGGGAAGAAAAAGCAGAAAAGCCAAAACACCTTTTATCAGAAGATGAAATGGTGAATATACTTTATGATATTACCCTTTTGCAGGCGATAAGCTCGTATACCCCAAAGGCGCTTGACGATAATAAGATAGACAACAGGAATTACATTTATAATAAATACAAGACCGACAGTCTTACGTTTGTGCAAAGCAATGAATACTATGCATCAGACCTTGATGTATATGAAGGTATCCAGAAAAAGGTAAAGGAAAAAATAGAGCAGGATAAAATAAAATACGGCTTTAAAAAGAAAGAATCCCCGGCAACCACCGGTACCGGCCCAAAGATAAGAGCACGGAACAGGTCATAA
- a CDS encoding T9SS type A sorting domain-containing protein produces MNKIITLRNLLSLIFCISIFANAKANTIALPLDAPVATEATDITFHSFTAHWNEVAGADNYIIEISTSSDFSTILPGWNDWLIWGTSQEVHNLTGTTTYYYRVVAVSGNTFSAYSNIIEVTTGCGPFIYAADNIDEYCGVTTIGDLPLSLNDYHWYLSETGGEPLTAETVIPSGIIYYTNYYDNCESPRQPYLAQITIADTPVIEDNEVAVCHSGTVDDITPEGSGYKWYADAASGTALAGGTALANGTLYVSRVAGNCESERVAIMVEIANPAVPQGEQQQTFITGEALSDVEVTANDALVWYADEALTTELPATTALTDNTTYYAINQDGSCMSEPLAVTVSQLAGINEFGMQGVRAYPNPVNDIYTITYTEPISTLSVYNMLGQPLATSQNGTASVQVNMAPYAQGTYFIKLTSGVKAATLKVVKQ; encoded by the coding sequence ATGAATAAAATAATTACTTTAAGAAATCTGCTCAGCCTCATTTTTTGTATCAGCATTTTTGCCAATGCAAAAGCCAACACAATTGCTCTTCCGTTAGATGCACCCGTAGCAACCGAAGCGACTGATATTACATTCCATAGCTTCACAGCGCATTGGAATGAAGTGGCCGGAGCAGACAACTATATAATTGAGATCAGCACAAGTAGTGATTTCTCTACAATCCTGCCCGGTTGGAATGACTGGCTAATTTGGGGAACATCACAGGAAGTACATAATCTTACCGGCACTACTACCTATTATTACCGGGTGGTCGCTGTTTCCGGTAATACATTTTCTGCCTATTCAAATATTATTGAAGTGACAACAGGCTGTGGGCCGTTTATTTATGCCGCAGACAATATTGATGAATATTGCGGTGTTACGACAATAGGAGATTTGCCGTTATCGCTAAATGATTATCATTGGTATTTATCCGAAACCGGAGGGGAGCCTTTGACCGCAGAGACCGTAATCCCTTCAGGAATAATTTACTACACAAACTACTATGACAATTGCGAAAGTCCAAGGCAGCCCTACCTGGCGCAAATAACAATAGCAGACACCCCTGTGATCGAAGATAATGAAGTGGCAGTATGCCATAGCGGCACTGTTGACGATATAACGCCTGAAGGGTCGGGTTATAAATGGTATGCCGATGCTGCAAGCGGGACGGCACTTGCGGGCGGGACGGCGCTTGCCAACGGCACCTTATACGTATCGCGGGTAGCAGGCAATTGTGAAAGCGAACGGGTAGCCATAATGGTTGAAATTGCGAACCCTGCTGTACCACAAGGCGAACAACAACAAACATTCATTACCGGAGAAGCGCTTTCGGACGTTGAGGTTACTGCTAATGATGCCCTTGTATGGTATGCCGATGAAGCGCTTACCACAGAGCTCCCTGCTACTACAGCACTTACAGACAACACCACCTATTATGCCATTAACCAGGATGGATCCTGCATGAGTGAGCCATTGGCAGTAACTGTAAGCCAGCTCGCGGGTATAAATGAATTCGGAATGCAAGGGGTGAGAGCCTACCCGAACCCGGTAAACGATATCTATACTATTACCTATACAGAGCCTATTAGTACTCTGTCTGTTTATAATATGCTTGGGCAGCCTCTGGCTACAAGCCAAAACGGAACAGCGTCGGTACAGGTAAATATGGCTCCATACGCACAGGGAACGTATTTTATAAAGCTCACATCGGGCGTTAAGGCAGCAACCTTAAAAGTGGTAAAGCAATAG
- a CDS encoding acyl transferase, which yields MITSSDIFAISSKKEFEKITLKVFRHQYDNNTVYRDFCGFLNKNKQNVKSVKDIPFLPIQFFKTHDVLSSREPVQTTFTSSGTTGMTTSRHLVTDINYYEQSFRLAFSQFYGNIENYAVLALLPSYLEREGSSLIYMVEDLIQGSNNPDSGFYLHNYDELIAKLTKLDSEGQNVLLIGVTYALLDLIEKQDFNLKNTIIMETGGMKGRRREMIREELHEVLCKGFGVGEIHSEYGMTELLSQAYSLGNGIFECPPWMDILIRDTEDALTYVDYGKTGGINVIDLANINSCSFIATQDLGKKYTNQSFEVLGRFDNSDIRGCNLMVV from the coding sequence TTGATTACTTCCTCCGACATATTTGCCATTTCTTCCAAAAAAGAGTTTGAGAAGATCACCTTAAAGGTTTTCCGCCACCAGTACGATAACAATACCGTTTATCGTGATTTTTGCGGCTTCCTGAATAAGAATAAACAGAATGTAAAGTCGGTAAAGGATATCCCTTTTCTCCCGATACAGTTTTTTAAGACGCATGATGTACTGAGCTCCCGGGAACCTGTACAGACAACATTTACCAGCAGCGGCACCACCGGGATGACAACCAGCCGCCATCTGGTAACCGACATTAACTATTACGAGCAGAGCTTCCGGTTGGCGTTCTCACAGTTTTATGGCAATATAGAGAATTATGCTGTTTTAGCGCTGCTGCCCTCCTATCTGGAACGCGAAGGGTCATCGTTAATTTATATGGTGGAAGACCTCATACAGGGCTCTAATAACCCTGACAGCGGCTTTTACCTGCACAACTACGATGAACTCATTGCAAAGCTTACAAAGCTGGATTCCGAGGGCCAGAATGTATTACTTATAGGAGTTACCTATGCGCTTCTCGATCTTATTGAAAAGCAGGATTTCAACCTGAAGAACACCATCATAATGGAGACCGGCGGTATGAAAGGCCGTCGCCGTGAGATGATCCGCGAAGAGCTGCACGAAGTGTTATGTAAAGGCTTTGGTGTGGGCGAGATCCATTCTGAGTACGGGATGACGGAGCTGCTGTCGCAGGCCTATTCCCTGGGCAACGGCATTTTTGAGTGCCCACCCTGGATGGACATCCTTATCCGGGATACCGAGGATGCATTGACGTATGTCGATTATGGAAAAACCGGCGGCATCAACGTGATCGATCTCGCTAATATAAATTCCTGCTCTTTTATCGCTACACAGGACCTCGGAAAAAAATATACTAACCAGTCGTTTGAAGTGCTGGGCCGCTTTGATAACTCAGATATACGGGGATGTAATTTGATGGTGGTGTAG